The Nitrospira tepida genome includes a window with the following:
- a CDS encoding DUF433 domain-containing protein, producing the protein MTVTDRIEINPKIMMGKPVIRGTRIPVELILRKLGEGATIDDLLDSYPRLKRADIQAAIGYAADMVAHEDTVLLGSTPPRKRAKH; encoded by the coding sequence ATGACCGTGACGGATCGCATCGAAATCAATCCCAAGATCATGATGGGCAAGCCCGTGATCCGAGGCACCAGGATTCCGGTCGAATTGATTCTTCGGAAACTCGGCGAGGGCGCCACCATAGACGACCTGCTCGATTCTTACCCGCGCCTCAAACGGGCCGACATTCAGGCTGCGATCGGCTACGCCGCCGATATGGTCGCTCACGAGGACACAGTCTTGCTGGGTTCGACTCCTCCCCGAAAACGAGCGAAACATTGA
- a CDS encoding DUF5615 family PIN-like protein, translated as MRFLADESCDFSIVRTLRSTGHDVLAVAELAPRSDDAQVIDIAVRKGRILLTEDKDFGQLVYAHLRSSSGVIFVRYPASLRKTLPKAVVDLIDEAGDRLAGNFVVVVHSRSGPIRWTRRLVHSASLIRSVTCERQLPSSYIPSRPINGSIRS; from the coding sequence GTGCGCTTCCTGGCGGATGAGAGCTGCGACTTTTCCATCGTTCGCACCCTCCGCTCTACCGGTCATGATGTCCTTGCCGTCGCTGAACTCGCTCCTCGCTCAGACGATGCTCAGGTCATCGACATCGCCGTACGGAAAGGACGAATACTGCTCACCGAAGACAAGGACTTCGGCCAATTGGTCTATGCACACTTGCGGTCGTCCAGCGGAGTGATTTTCGTCCGATACCCGGCGAGCCTTCGCAAAACACTGCCAAAAGCCGTGGTCGATCTGATCGATGAGGCCGGCGATCGCCTTGCCGGCAACTTCGTCGTCGTAGTCCACTCCCGGTCGGGTCCGATTCGGTGGACCCGTCGGCTAGTGCACAGCGCATCTCTTATCCGCTCAGTCACTTGCGAGCGACAGCTCCCGTCCTCCTACATCCCTTCCCGTCCCATAAACGGCTCGATCCGGTCATAG
- a CDS encoding FAD/NAD(P)-binding protein, which yields MSEHPIGDKPMGAVPMADRPDIAAQPNPYLIRPAVIVDRVREAEDILTFRLALTDTAGQSPFRFRAGQFNMIYLFGVGEVAISIVSDPDEPNLLDHTIRLVGRVTKAIGQLQKGDRVGIRGPFGQGWPLDEARGKDVVIVTGGLGCAPVVGAIQYIFRRREQYGAVKILHGVKTPHDLLYRERFDLWRRSPNTEVLLTSDRPDKTWRYHIGVVTELFEAVQLDPHRTLVLMCGPEIMMRLGVPILRARGIPATAIYVSLERHMECGIGLCGHCQMGPYFLCKDGPVMRYDRIEPFMGREGM from the coding sequence ATGAGTGAGCATCCGATCGGAGACAAGCCAATGGGCGCCGTGCCGATGGCCGACAGGCCAGACATTGCCGCGCAGCCCAACCCCTATCTGATCCGGCCCGCGGTGATCGTCGATCGGGTGCGGGAGGCGGAAGACATCCTCACCTTTCGCTTGGCCTTGACCGACACAGCCGGCCAGTCGCCCTTTCGATTCCGGGCCGGCCAGTTCAACATGATCTATCTCTTCGGGGTGGGCGAGGTGGCGATCTCGATCGTCTCCGATCCGGACGAGCCGAACCTGCTCGATCACACCATCCGACTGGTCGGGCGCGTGACCAAGGCCATCGGGCAACTGCAAAAGGGAGACAGGGTCGGCATTCGCGGGCCGTTCGGACAGGGCTGGCCGCTGGACGAGGCGCGCGGCAAGGACGTCGTGATCGTCACCGGCGGGTTGGGCTGCGCGCCGGTGGTCGGGGCCATTCAATATATCTTTCGCCGCCGCGAGCAATACGGAGCGGTCAAGATCCTCCACGGCGTGAAGACACCGCACGATCTCCTCTATCGAGAACGGTTCGACCTTTGGCGACGCTCCCCCAATACGGAAGTGCTGCTGACCAGCGACCGGCCGGACAAGACTTGGCGGTATCACATCGGGGTCGTGACGGAACTGTTCGAAGCGGTGCAGCTTGACCCGCATCGCACGTTGGTGCTGATGTGCGGGCCGGAAATCATGATGCGGCTGGGGGTGCCGATTCTGCGCGCCCGCGGCATTCCCGCGACGGCGATCTATGTCTCGCTGGAGCGGCACATGGAATGTGGCATCGGTCTCTGCGGCCATTGCCAGATGGGGCCCTATTTCCTGTGCAAGGACGGGCCGGTGATGCGCTATGACCGGATCGAGCCGTTTATGGGACGGGAAGGGATGTAG
- a CDS encoding 4Fe-4S dicluster domain-containing protein encodes MTYPTPSTPLSGRSSYLLPRSDFQRLLDTLDSAGYRVVGPHVQDGSVGWSRIRTVGDLPVGWTDEQAPGAHRVKQTGGSTLFGIVHGAQSAKPFTFAPREPLITIERKGSGLSATPVRPVIERIALLGLRACDLAGLAVQDRIFLRDAYADPYYEARRNGLFLIAVNCTRSVETCFCASMQRGPRATSLYDLALTELGEELLVEVGSEAGAEIVAKLNLPESSEAIRAEATARIDRCAESQTRSLPQTGLPQVLYEAHDHPRWDQVAARCLSCGNCTMVCPTCFCHGVEETPDLRWQRSEHVRLWDSCFTQEHGYIHGKNIRPTIKDRYRMWLTHKLGSWIDQFGTSGCVGCGRCITWCPVGIDLTEELPALMEPRSPGQGDEGNE; translated from the coding sequence ATGACTTATCCGACTCCATCAACTCCGCTGTCGGGACGTTCTTCCTATCTGCTGCCCCGTTCGGACTTTCAACGGCTGCTCGATACATTGGACTCGGCCGGCTATCGCGTGGTCGGTCCGCACGTGCAGGACGGATCGGTGGGATGGAGCCGCATCCGCACCGTCGGCGATCTTCCCGTCGGCTGGACCGACGAGCAGGCGCCCGGAGCCCATCGGGTGAAACAGACGGGCGGCTCCACCCTGTTCGGCATCGTGCACGGCGCGCAATCGGCCAAGCCCTTCACGTTCGCGCCGCGCGAGCCGCTCATCACGATCGAGCGAAAGGGGTCCGGCTTGTCGGCGACCCCGGTACGGCCGGTTATCGAGCGAATCGCGCTGCTGGGGCTGCGTGCCTGCGATCTGGCCGGGCTCGCCGTGCAGGATCGGATTTTTCTGCGCGATGCCTATGCCGATCCCTACTATGAGGCAAGGCGGAATGGCCTGTTTCTCATTGCCGTGAATTGCACGAGATCGGTCGAGACCTGCTTCTGCGCGTCGATGCAGAGGGGGCCGCGCGCGACCAGCCTCTACGATCTCGCCTTGACCGAGTTGGGCGAGGAGTTGCTGGTCGAAGTCGGGAGCGAGGCAGGAGCGGAGATCGTGGCGAAGTTGAATTTGCCCGAATCATCGGAAGCCATCCGAGCGGAAGCAACAGCCCGCATCGATCGTTGCGCCGAGAGCCAAACCAGATCGTTGCCTCAAACCGGCTTGCCTCAGGTTCTCTATGAGGCCCACGACCATCCTCGTTGGGATCAGGTCGCGGCCCGTTGTCTCTCCTGCGGCAACTGCACGATGGTCTGCCCGACCTGTTTCTGCCATGGGGTGGAGGAAACGCCGGATCTCCGGTGGCAACGCAGCGAACATGTGCGGCTCTGGGATTCCTGCTTCACCCAGGAGCATGGCTACATCCACGGGAAGAATATCCGCCCGACGATCAAGGACCGGTACCGGATGTGGCTCACCCACAAGCTGGGTTCCTGGATCGATCAATTCGGCACCTCCGGCTGCGTCGGGTGCGGGCGCTGCATCACCTGGTGCCCGGTGGGCATCGACCTCACGGAAGAATTGCCGGCCCTGATGGAGCCACGGTCGCCAGGACAAGGGGATGAAGGGAATGAGTGA